Proteins found in one Planctomycetes bacterium MalM25 genomic segment:
- the amyA gene encoding Alpha-amylase 1 produces MSQPLRLVLVLHNHQPIGNFDGVFEQAYQDSYLPFLDVFEDYHGLPIGLHTSGSLIEWLEQHHPEYLHRLARLVNEGRIEILGGPFYEPILTMIPGRDRVGQIRAYSKWLTDRLGANVRGMWMPERVWEQSLTRDLVEAGMEYTILDDFHFKNAGWTEPELHGYYLTEDDTQLLSVFPGSEKLRYTIPFCEPHETIEYLRQVHERQPGAIVLFGDDGEKFGTWPDTKDHVYKHGWLRRFFEALQQNGDWLKVTTPAEALDSIAPLGQLYIPEGSYREMTEWALPAAQQNRFHDAKHDLEYAGRWEGISPFARGGFWRNFKVRYPETGDMYARMQMVSRRLAEADAEAARSDSAEPDRLLEAARTELYRGQCNCSYWHGAFGGVYLPHLRHAVYNHLIAADNLLDQRAGRAVADADWVELDTADYNLDARNEVRLASNRLVALIAPSDGAELYELDVRSICLNVGATLARREEAYHRKVLAGPNQGEGDVASIHDRVVFKQEGLDQMLQYDARCRRSLVDHFYDLDVSRDAIARGEAREAGDFVGAAYETKLRRKPERMQAVFTREGHVDGHPVRLTKGVTLDAGGSTLEIAYLLEGVPSDRPIHFSTELNLAGLPAGADDRFFHFGDGQSIGQLGEPQELADLEELHLVDGWLGLDLGVTADRPTSFWTYPLSTVSQSEGGFELVNQSIVVQPHWILQGDHQGRWSVTLRLNADTAAAEGRSAEHAGELASV; encoded by the coding sequence ATGAGCCAACCGCTCCGGCTAGTGCTGGTCCTGCACAACCACCAACCCATCGGCAACTTCGACGGCGTCTTCGAGCAGGCGTACCAGGACAGCTACCTGCCGTTCTTGGACGTGTTCGAGGACTACCACGGCTTGCCGATCGGCCTGCACACCAGCGGCTCGCTCATCGAGTGGCTCGAGCAGCACCACCCCGAGTACCTGCACCGCCTCGCCCGGCTGGTGAACGAGGGCCGCATCGAGATCCTCGGCGGGCCGTTCTACGAGCCGATCCTCACGATGATCCCCGGCCGGGACCGCGTGGGTCAGATCCGTGCCTACTCGAAGTGGCTGACCGACCGGCTCGGCGCGAACGTCCGCGGCATGTGGATGCCCGAGCGCGTCTGGGAGCAGTCGCTCACGCGTGACCTGGTCGAAGCGGGGATGGAGTACACCATCCTCGACGACTTCCACTTCAAGAACGCCGGCTGGACCGAGCCCGAGCTGCACGGCTACTACCTGACCGAGGACGACACGCAGCTGCTGTCGGTCTTCCCGGGCAGCGAGAAGCTCCGCTACACGATCCCCTTCTGCGAGCCGCACGAAACGATCGAGTACCTCCGTCAGGTGCACGAGCGCCAGCCCGGCGCGATCGTCCTGTTCGGCGACGACGGCGAGAAGTTCGGCACCTGGCCCGACACGAAGGACCACGTCTACAAGCACGGTTGGCTCCGTCGCTTCTTCGAAGCGCTCCAGCAGAACGGCGACTGGCTGAAGGTCACCACACCCGCCGAGGCGCTCGACTCGATCGCCCCGCTCGGCCAGCTGTACATCCCCGAGGGGAGCTACCGCGAGATGACCGAGTGGGCCCTGCCCGCCGCGCAGCAGAACCGCTTCCACGACGCCAAGCACGACCTTGAGTACGCCGGCCGTTGGGAGGGGATCTCCCCCTTCGCACGCGGCGGGTTCTGGCGGAACTTCAAGGTCCGCTACCCGGAGACGGGCGACATGTACGCCCGCATGCAGATGGTCAGCCGCCGGCTCGCCGAAGCCGACGCCGAGGCCGCCCGCAGCGATTCGGCGGAGCCCGACCGGCTGCTCGAAGCGGCCCGCACCGAGCTGTACCGCGGCCAGTGCAACTGCAGCTACTGGCACGGCGCCTTCGGCGGGGTCTACCTGCCCCACCTGCGGCACGCGGTCTACAACCACCTGATCGCGGCGGACAACCTGCTCGACCAACGGGCCGGCCGCGCCGTAGCCGACGCCGACTGGGTCGAACTCGACACGGCCGACTACAACCTCGACGCCCGCAACGAGGTGCGGCTCGCGTCGAACCGTCTGGTCGCTCTGATCGCCCCGTCGGACGGCGCCGAGCTGTACGAACTCGACGTGCGGTCGATCTGCCTGAACGTCGGCGCCACGCTCGCCCGCCGCGAGGAGGCCTACCACCGCAAGGTGCTCGCCGGACCGAACCAGGGCGAGGGCGACGTCGCCAGCATCCACGACCGCGTGGTCTTCAAGCAGGAAGGCCTCGACCAGATGCTCCAGTACGACGCCCGCTGCCGCCGCAGCCTGGTCGATCACTTCTACGACCTCGACGTTTCGCGCGACGCGATCGCCCGCGGCGAGGCCCGCGAGGCGGGCGACTTCGTCGGCGCCGCTTACGAGACCAAGCTCCGCCGCAAGCCGGAGCGGATGCAGGCCGTGTTCACCCGCGAGGGCCACGTCGACGGCCACCCGGTGCGCCTCACCAAGGGCGTGACGCTCGACGCGGGTGGCTCGACCCTGGAGATCGCTTACCTGCTGGAGGGCGTGCCCAGCGACCGTCCGATCCACTTCAGCACCGAGCTGAACCTCGCCGGCCTGCCCGCGGGCGCCGACGACCGCTTCTTCCACTTCGGCGACGGCCAATCGATCGGCCAGCTCGGCGAGCCGCAAGAGTTGGCGGACCTCGAAGAGCTGCACCTCGTCGATGGCTGGCTCGGCCTCGACCTGGGCGTCACCGCCGATCGGCCGACCTCGTTCTGGACCTACCCGCTATCGACCGTCAGCCAATCGGAGGGCGGGTTCGAGCTGGTCAACCAGTCGATCGTCGTGCAACCGCACTGGATCCTGCAGGGCGACCATCAGGGACGCTGGAGCGTGACGCTCCGCCTCAACGCGGACACGGCCGCCGCCGAGGGCCGCTCCGCCGAGCACGCCGGTGAGCTGGCTTCGGTGTGA
- the bioD1 gene encoding ATP-dependent dethiobiotin synthetase BioD 1 yields MSGLFITGTGTEVGKTHVAALIARQLVAEGVRVGVYKPAASGCRRIDDELVADDAVALWEAAGRPLTLEAVCPQRFEAPLAPNVAAREAGMRVDAELLRGGLEPWRDFEFVLVEGAGGLMSPLSDADYNADLARDLDLPLVIVAANRLGVINDTLQTVITAGARSLPVAGVVLNDVTPTADESRDTNAGELKQRLSAPLVGRLSFGGDFDGGVAWRDLA; encoded by the coding sequence TTGTCTGGACTCTTCATCACCGGGACCGGCACCGAGGTCGGCAAGACGCACGTCGCGGCCCTGATCGCCAGGCAGTTGGTCGCCGAGGGTGTGCGGGTCGGCGTCTACAAGCCGGCGGCGAGCGGCTGCCGGCGGATCGATGACGAGCTGGTCGCGGACGACGCAGTCGCTCTCTGGGAGGCGGCGGGCCGACCGCTCACGCTCGAGGCGGTCTGTCCACAGCGCTTCGAGGCGCCCCTAGCACCGAACGTCGCCGCCCGTGAAGCGGGCATGCGTGTCGACGCCGAGCTGCTCCGCGGGGGACTCGAACCGTGGCGTGATTTCGAGTTCGTGCTGGTCGAGGGCGCCGGCGGCCTGATGTCGCCCCTGTCGGACGCCGACTACAACGCCGACCTGGCGCGCGACCTCGACCTGCCGCTGGTCATCGTGGCCGCGAACCGCCTGGGCGTGATCAACGACACGCTGCAGACCGTCATCACCGCGGGGGCGCGAAGCCTGCCGGTCGCCGGCGTCGTCTTAAACGACGTAACGCCAACCGCTGATGAAAGCCGCGATACCAACGCCGGCGAGCTGAAGCAACGCCTGAGCGCACCTCTGGTTGGCCGTCTCTCCTTCGGAGGCGACTTCGACGGCGGCGTCGCTTGGCGCGATCTCGCGTGA
- a CDS encoding galactose-1-phosphate uridylyltransferase, with product MPTLLSWLHDPLTDRRVRLATQRAERPNDFAKSGETDGCPFCAGAEDRTPTEVDRVEGDDAAWLTRVVPNRYPAVADDEGAHEVVIESPRHAQRYVDLTEDEAIGAVTEWSRRVGHWSANAAFDYTLLFKNEGPAAGASLRHVHSQVLALPAAPQPVAAMWRRLADGANASPRTVWSEGGYLVESPAAPRGPEAWLRSDEGVPFARLAEDRSAASRFAGLLRRVLVALDLSAFNLVLQTPPASFGEALAGRWWLEIVPRDSSIAGFELATGLWISSTPPEKAAQRLAERLATLG from the coding sequence TTGCCCACTCTCCTGTCCTGGCTCCACGACCCGCTGACCGATCGCCGGGTGCGGCTCGCAACACAGCGGGCGGAGCGGCCCAACGATTTCGCGAAGTCGGGGGAGACGGACGGCTGCCCGTTCTGCGCCGGCGCGGAAGACCGCACGCCGACGGAGGTCGACCGGGTCGAAGGCGACGACGCCGCTTGGTTGACCCGGGTCGTTCCGAATCGCTATCCGGCGGTCGCCGACGACGAGGGCGCGCACGAGGTGGTGATCGAGTCGCCACGCCATGCGCAGCGCTACGTCGATCTGACCGAAGACGAGGCGATCGGGGCCGTCACGGAGTGGTCGCGACGGGTGGGCCATTGGTCGGCAAACGCCGCGTTCGACTACACGCTCCTCTTCAAGAATGAAGGCCCGGCGGCGGGGGCTTCGCTCCGGCACGTGCACAGCCAGGTGCTCGCCCTGCCGGCGGCGCCCCAACCGGTCGCCGCCATGTGGCGTCGCCTCGCCGACGGGGCGAACGCGAGCCCGCGCACCGTCTGGTCAGAAGGGGGCTACCTCGTCGAAAGCCCCGCCGCGCCGCGCGGCCCCGAGGCTTGGCTCCGGTCGGACGAGGGGGTCCCGTTTGCGCGGTTGGCGGAGGACCGGTCGGCGGCTTCCCGTTTCGCCGGCTTGCTGCGACGCGTGCTCGTGGCGCTCGACCTGTCGGCGTTCAACCTGGTCCTGCAGACGCCCCCCGCCTCGTTCGGCGAGGCGTTGGCGGGCCGCTGGTGGCTGGAGATCGTGCCCCGGGACTCCTCGATCGCCGGTTTCGAACTCGCGACCGGCCTGTGGATCAGCTCGACGCCCCCCGAGAAGGCCGCCCAGCGGCTGGCCGAGCGGCTCGCCACGCTGGGGTGA